A genomic segment from Montipora foliosa isolate CH-2021 chromosome 9, ASM3666993v2, whole genome shotgun sequence encodes:
- the LOC137969767 gene encoding BTB/POZ domain-containing protein 6-like, which translates to MKKPEMNIAKAGEPWQPLGKTIGERCAFALNNDLLSDVKFVAGVEPNGESPRIISAHKFVLSISSPVFLAMFYGKMAETSDLIHLPDSDYESLLEFFRFLYSDEVKLSGDNVMQLLYLANKYMVPSLTEKCAEYLQNNLDQTNVLSILPQAQTFEEEELVELCWEQVEKNTDYIVNSEEFIELDRCLVETIVNRDALCVKEIELFKAVDQWATREGERRGLQLNTGGNVKRRILGDEIVKSIRFPLMSQKDFLSYVPDSNILTSDEIIDLMKHFNGVAVQTPLPFPQNPRKGTIRDSPKHRRLGTYIPPSVDWFKHYTA; encoded by the coding sequence ATGAAGAAACCAGAAATGAACATTGCTAAAGCAGGAGAACCATGGCAGCCTCTCGGCAAAACTATCGGGGAAAGATGCGCCTTTGCACTGAATAACGACCTTCTCAGTGATGTGAAGTTCGTCGCCGGCGTGGAGCCAAACGGAGAAAGTCCCAGAATTATTTCAGCTCACAAGTTTGTGCTTTCGATTAGTAGTCCGGTATTTCTTGCTATGTTTTACGGCAAGATGGCAGAGACTTCAGATCTCATTCATTTGCCCGACAGCGATTATGAAAGTTTGTTGGAGTTCTTCCGCTTTTTGTACAGCGATGAGGTCAAATTGAGCGGAGACAATGTCATGCAACTACTTTATTTAGCAAACAAATACATGGTTCCTTCTCTGACGGAAAAGTGCGCCGAGTATCTACAAAACAACCTGGACCAAACAAACGTGCTCTCCATTCTGCCTCAAGCTCAGACATTCGAGGAGGAAGAACTTGTAGAACTTTGCTGGGAACAAGTTGAGAAGAACACGGACTATATTGTGAACTCAGAAGAATTCATTGAGCTCGACAGGTGTTTAGTAGAGACAATTGTCAACAGAGACGCTCTGTGTGTCAAGGAGATAGAATTATTTAAAGCTGTCGATCAATGGGCTACACGCGAGGGCGAACGACGAGGTTTGCAGCTTAACACCGGCGGAAATGTTAAAAGACGAATTCTCGGAGATGAAATTGTGAAGTCTATACGCTTTCCCCTGATGTCACAAAAGGATTTTTTGTCATATGTTCCGGATAGCAACATTCTGACATCAGACGAAATAATTGACTTGATGAAACACTTCAATGGAGTGGCTGTACAAACTCCTCTGCCTTTTCCACAGAATCCAAGGAAAGGGACAATCAGGGACTCACCAAAACATCGCAGACTGGGAACTTACATACCTCCTTCGGTCGATTGGTTTAAGCATTATACTGCGTAA